A stretch of Gemmatimonas aurantiaca T-27 DNA encodes these proteins:
- the thrC gene encoding threonine synthase: MSANDAIFLSAHEAPGAQSIQRCDACAHELTALDAAPECPKCGGLLAIIHRAPVDVMGAPLVGSALAQCLSPATPGVHVSGVWRFESLIMPGAGEAITSHPEGNTPLMARTRVNAFAGCDGLLLKHEGYNPTGSFKDRGMTVGTTQAVRTGATAVACASTGNTSAALASYAAQAGIPGLVFVPAGKVALGKMAQTLAYGATTLLVRGDFDACLKLVQEASRELGIYLLNSINPWRVEGQKTIVFEMLQQLEWNAPDFIVLPAGNLGNTAAFGKALREAQALGLITRVPRIVSVQAAGAAPFAHGFRNGFATRQAVQAETIATAIRIGDPASWDRAVRAIRETDGLVITVTDDEIIDAKVVIDASGVGCEPASAASVAGVRQLVQSGVIKASDRVVAVLTGHVLKDPGILVELHQERADFAAANRPVEIEPTVQAVADILRRSRAN; encoded by the coding sequence ATGAGTGCCAACGACGCGATCTTTCTTTCGGCGCACGAGGCGCCCGGCGCACAGAGCATTCAGCGATGTGATGCCTGTGCCCACGAGCTGACCGCACTGGACGCGGCACCGGAGTGCCCGAAGTGTGGGGGACTGTTGGCCATCATCCATCGCGCGCCGGTCGATGTCATGGGTGCGCCGCTGGTGGGATCGGCGTTGGCACAGTGCCTGAGCCCCGCCACACCCGGCGTGCATGTTTCGGGCGTGTGGCGTTTTGAATCGCTCATCATGCCCGGCGCTGGTGAGGCCATCACGAGTCATCCGGAAGGCAACACCCCATTGATGGCGCGCACGCGGGTGAATGCGTTTGCCGGTTGTGATGGGCTGTTGCTCAAGCACGAAGGCTACAATCCCACGGGTTCGTTCAAGGACCGCGGCATGACGGTGGGCACCACCCAGGCGGTGCGCACGGGTGCCACAGCGGTGGCCTGTGCATCCACTGGCAACACGTCGGCGGCATTGGCGTCGTATGCGGCGCAGGCCGGTATTCCGGGGCTGGTGTTTGTGCCGGCCGGCAAGGTGGCCCTGGGCAAGATGGCGCAGACGCTGGCCTACGGCGCCACCACGCTGCTGGTGCGCGGGGATTTCGACGCTTGCCTCAAGCTGGTGCAGGAAGCGTCACGTGAGTTGGGCATCTATCTGCTCAACTCCATCAATCCGTGGCGCGTGGAAGGCCAGAAGACGATCGTCTTCGAAATGCTGCAGCAGCTCGAATGGAACGCGCCCGATTTCATCGTGTTGCCGGCCGGCAATCTTGGCAACACGGCCGCCTTCGGCAAAGCACTGCGTGAAGCGCAGGCGTTGGGGCTCATCACGCGCGTGCCACGCATCGTGTCGGTGCAGGCGGCGGGCGCGGCTCCATTTGCCCACGGCTTCCGCAACGGGTTCGCCACGCGTCAGGCGGTGCAGGCCGAAACGATTGCCACGGCCATTCGCATCGGCGATCCGGCCAGTTGGGATCGTGCGGTACGTGCCATTCGTGAGACCGATGGCCTGGTCATCACCGTGACGGACGATGAGATCATCGACGCCAAGGTGGTCATCGATGCCTCGGGCGTGGGCTGTGAGCCGGCCAGCGCGGCGAGCGTGGCCGGTGTGCGGCAGCTCGTGCAGTCTGGCGTGATCAAGGCGAGTGATCGCGTGGTCGCCGTGCTCACCGGTCACGTGCTCAAGGACCCGGGCATTCTTGTGGAACTGCACCAGGAGCGCGCAGACTTTGCGGCAGCCAATCGTCCGGTGGAGATCGAACCGACGGTGCAGGCCGTGGCTGATATCCTGCGTCGTTCCCGCGCGAACTGA
- a CDS encoding SDR family NAD(P)-dependent oxidoreductase, with protein MSAASPRRTLITGASRPLGIELVRQSLIRGDTVYAACRNPARVPVLADLRAQYGGLEFLALDPADPSMVADAVPVLESLTETLDLLVIAPAEAGPHDRAAQVARDEELSTLSGTGLTEHYRRHAVAPLLLVRTLLPWLAHGDGARVLLVSTARGSLSAKRDGGGYATAASAVGLHMLTRALAHDLRDEGIVLCLGNPGRYAESPDDHDAPVLMEDAALGLLVQAERLPRDRSGAFIDWTGAERAW; from the coding sequence ATGTCTGCTGCATCGCCGCGCCGCACGCTGATCACGGGAGCTTCGCGCCCGTTGGGTATCGAGCTGGTACGCCAGAGTCTCATTCGAGGCGACACGGTGTATGCGGCCTGCCGCAATCCGGCGCGCGTGCCGGTGTTGGCCGATCTGCGGGCGCAGTACGGCGGGCTCGAATTCCTGGCGCTCGATCCGGCAGATCCCTCGATGGTGGCCGATGCGGTGCCGGTGCTCGAAAGCCTCACCGAGACGCTGGACCTGCTGGTGATCGCGCCGGCCGAGGCGGGCCCGCATGATCGCGCGGCGCAGGTGGCGCGTGATGAAGAGCTGTCCACGCTCTCAGGGACTGGGCTCACCGAGCACTATCGACGGCACGCAGTGGCGCCCTTGCTGCTGGTGCGCACGCTGCTGCCGTGGCTCGCCCATGGTGATGGCGCGCGTGTGTTGCTGGTCAGCACGGCGCGTGGATCGCTGTCGGCCAAACGTGATGGCGGGGGCTACGCGACGGCGGCCAGCGCCGTAGGACTCCACATGCTCACCCGAGCCCTCGCCCACGACCTGCGCGACGAAGGCATCGTGCTCTGCCTCGGCAATCCGGGCCGGTACGCCGAGTCGCCCGACGATCATGACGCGCCGGTGCTCATGGAGGATGCCGCGCTCGGTCTGCTGGTTCAGGCCGAGCGATTGCCGCGTGATCGCAGTGGAGCCTTCATCGACTGGACGGGTGCCGAACGGGCGTGGTGA
- a CDS encoding DUF4403 family protein — translation MRWPFAGLAAPVALLMLASVSCSNNPSAGALPTPGDTSTPASANVPPAPGALAVIPVRVPYVLSALRPSLDSLFPERDSLSEARCANAAGLVCHQYVYRREGLTLNAVDSRLQIDTRLTYRARVGTFGSARVAGCGYAPEPMRRADLQMTTALFWRRDWRIGARDTRLAATLRDPCLVTSLGVNATKTLQNVVDKQLAAFAAQADSAIPVAGDFKPLADSLWRSFLEPTSLDSLGALWLMLDPQAVRVTPFVGAGRNITTTLVLYARPRVVAGSKPRVAMRPLPALALGEGSADFRVPVSVELPYGEMQRRATQLLKDETARQSVKVDSVLLRGAGDSLFVDLGVSGALNGRLTLVSRPTWDAAARELRLDDLDWTLQSRGRLSRIKATLAAPLVSRAVRRATSGGRVPLGAQLDAIRSELLLKLNGTLAPGVVMGSSVRDVQILSVRPTATAIVVQAYLSGQSGVWVQ, via the coding sequence GTGAGGTGGCCCTTCGCTGGACTCGCAGCGCCGGTGGCGTTGTTGATGTTGGCGAGTGTCAGTTGCTCGAACAACCCGTCAGCGGGTGCGCTCCCCACGCCAGGCGACACCTCTACCCCGGCATCTGCGAATGTGCCGCCGGCGCCCGGCGCGCTGGCCGTGATTCCCGTACGCGTCCCCTACGTGCTGTCGGCACTGCGTCCATCGCTCGACTCCCTGTTTCCCGAACGGGATTCGCTGTCCGAGGCGCGCTGCGCCAATGCCGCCGGGTTGGTGTGTCACCAGTACGTCTACCGGCGGGAAGGGCTCACACTCAATGCCGTCGATAGTCGGCTGCAGATCGATACGCGGCTCACCTATCGGGCCCGTGTGGGCACCTTCGGCAGTGCCCGCGTGGCGGGGTGTGGTTATGCCCCGGAGCCAATGCGCCGGGCCGATCTGCAGATGACCACCGCACTGTTCTGGCGGCGGGATTGGCGCATCGGGGCTCGTGACACCCGCCTGGCCGCCACCCTGCGCGATCCCTGTCTCGTCACGTCCCTCGGGGTGAACGCGACCAAGACACTGCAGAACGTGGTCGACAAGCAGCTCGCGGCCTTTGCCGCCCAAGCCGACAGCGCCATCCCCGTGGCCGGAGACTTCAAGCCACTCGCCGACTCACTCTGGCGCAGCTTTCTCGAGCCCACGTCATTGGATTCGCTGGGGGCCCTCTGGCTGATGCTGGATCCGCAGGCGGTGCGGGTCACGCCGTTTGTCGGAGCGGGGCGGAATATCACCACTACGCTGGTGCTGTACGCCCGGCCCCGTGTGGTGGCGGGGAGCAAGCCCAGGGTGGCCATGCGTCCACTGCCCGCGCTCGCGTTGGGAGAGGGCAGTGCCGACTTCCGGGTGCCGGTGTCGGTGGAGCTGCCGTACGGCGAGATGCAACGACGGGCCACCCAATTGCTGAAAGACGAGACCGCGCGGCAGAGCGTGAAGGTGGACAGTGTGCTGCTGCGCGGGGCGGGGGACAGCCTGTTCGTGGACCTCGGCGTTTCCGGCGCGCTCAACGGTCGACTGACACTGGTCTCCCGACCGACTTGGGATGCCGCCGCGCGTGAACTCCGTCTCGACGACCTCGACTGGACGCTGCAGAGTCGCGGGCGGCTCTCGCGCATCAAGGCCACCCTCGCGGCGCCACTGGTTTCCCGGGCCGTGCGACGGGCCACGTCCGGGGGGCGGGTCCCGCTGGGCGCTCAGCTCGATGCGATTCGCAGCGAACTGCTCCTCAAGCTCAATGGCACGCTGGCCCCGGGGGTGGTCATGGGCAGCAGCGTTCGCGACGTGCAGATTCTCTCCGTGCGTCCAACGGCCACGGCGATCGTCGTCCAGGCCTATCTGTCGGGCCAGAGCGGGGTCTGGGTTCAGTAG
- a CDS encoding M20/M25/M40 family metallo-hydrolase produces the protein MSTALVTALTIVSGAGAQPFPPPSDPETAKMMRRLSALSADSMEGRRAGSPGAARARKWIIGELNAIGVKPAGSAFESSVALRPRAGSTDTVGANVAARIPGTKGSGPVIVLSAHYDHLGVRNGETFNGADDDASGCVALLTIAERLVKQPPKHDVILAFFDAEESGMVGSKAFAAAPPVPLERIGLNINLDMVARQDAGALWVAGVSHTAALKPIAEAAAKSAAVSIRFGHDTKDLKPGDDWTNSSDHASFHAKGIPFFYLGVEDHPDYHKPGDDADKIDPKFYRGTTDFAYALLRQADKALEQIAAMRRK, from the coding sequence GTGTCAACCGCGTTGGTCACGGCGCTCACCATCGTATCCGGCGCCGGCGCCCAGCCGTTTCCTCCTCCATCCGATCCGGAAACCGCGAAGATGATGCGGCGCCTGTCCGCCCTCTCGGCGGACTCGATGGAAGGACGGCGAGCGGGATCTCCAGGTGCTGCCCGTGCCAGAAAGTGGATAATCGGAGAATTGAACGCCATTGGCGTGAAGCCAGCGGGCAGTGCCTTCGAATCGTCCGTCGCGCTGCGTCCGCGGGCCGGGAGCACTGATACCGTGGGGGCGAACGTGGCGGCGCGTATTCCGGGCACGAAGGGCAGTGGCCCGGTGATCGTCCTGAGCGCGCACTACGACCACTTGGGCGTACGGAACGGCGAGACCTTCAATGGCGCCGACGATGATGCCTCTGGCTGCGTGGCACTACTGACCATAGCCGAACGGTTGGTGAAGCAACCTCCCAAGCACGACGTGATCCTGGCGTTCTTTGATGCCGAGGAGAGTGGGATGGTCGGGTCGAAGGCTTTCGCCGCCGCGCCGCCGGTGCCGCTGGAGCGCATCGGGCTCAACATCAACCTGGACATGGTGGCTCGGCAGGATGCGGGCGCTCTCTGGGTGGCGGGCGTCTCACATACTGCGGCGCTCAAGCCGATCGCCGAGGCGGCGGCCAAGTCGGCGGCGGTCAGCATTCGCTTCGGGCACGATACGAAAGATCTCAAGCCGGGCGACGACTGGACCAACTCATCGGATCATGCGTCGTTCCACGCCAAGGGCATTCCGTTCTTCTATCTCGGCGTCGAGGACCATCCGGACTATCACAAACCCGGTGACGACGCGGACAAGATCGATCCCAAGTTCTACCGCGGCACGACCGACTTTGCGTACGCGCTGCTGCGGCAGGCGGACAAGGCATTGGAGCAGATCGCCGCGATGCGGCGCAAATGA